One stretch of Prunus persica cultivar Lovell chromosome G1, Prunus_persica_NCBIv2, whole genome shotgun sequence DNA includes these proteins:
- the LOC18792684 gene encoding adenylate isopentenyltransferase, whose protein sequence is MTLHPFPTHSHHHYSNLNFNLYSYISRFHLLPPVNHLCPTTPSHHHPLPHNKPRHWAHMASGPTTPRQRQQQQQRKDKLLIIMGATGAGKSRLSLDLATRFPSFEIVNSDKMQLYAGLDITTNKLPIPDRLGVPHHLLGEFDPRHGDFTPSQFRAVAGQAISSITNRRKVPMLVGGSNSFIHALLVDRFEPGSNVFEPGFNGSVSSELRYNCCFLWVDVSLAVLTEYLCKRVDEMLDSGMLDELAEFCDPDRQDEDESTASQTALRKAIGVPEFTRYFKRYPPQGRGGEGDDRERRGAYEEAVRAIKDNTCQLAKRQIGKILRLKGGGWDLQRLDATDAFRAVVATTSSDEDDGKRWSEIWERQVVKPSVKVVKRFLEE, encoded by the coding sequence ATGACACTTCATCCCTTCCCAACTCACTCCCACCACCATTATTCTAATCtcaatttcaatttatatTCTTATATCTCTCGTTTCCACTTGTTACCGCCGGTCAACCACCTCTGCCCTACCACTCCTTCCCATCATCATCCTCTCCCCCACAACAAGCCCCGCCACTGGGCCCACATGGCCTCCGGCCCCACCACCCCACGCCAACGacaacagcaacaacagcGCAAGGACAAGCTTCTCATTATCATGGGCGCCACAGGCGCTGGCAAGTCCCGCCTCTCCCTCGACCTCGCCACCCGCTTCCCTTCCTTCGAAATCGTCAACTCCGACAAAATGCAACTCTACGCCGGCCTCGACATCACCACCAACAAGCTTCCCATCCCCGACCGCCTCGGCGTCCCCCACCATCTCCTCGGCGAGTTCGACCCTCGCCACGGCGATTTTACTCCCTCCCAATTCCGCGCAGTCGCCGGTCAAGCCATTTCCAGCATTACGAATCGAAGGAAGGTGCCGATGCTCGTCGGCGGCTCCAACTCCTTCATTCATGCGCTCCTCGTGGACCGGTTCGAACCGGGCTCCAATGTCTTCGAACCGGGTTTCAATGGCTCTGTCTCTTCCGAGCTCAGGTATAATTGCTGTTTTCTGTGGGTGGACGTGTCGTTGGCGGTCTTGACTGAGTACTTGTGCAAGCGAGTGGACGAAATGCTCGACTCTGGGATGTTGGACGAGTTGGCAGAGTTCTGCGACCCGGATCGCCAGGACGAAGACGAATCGACGGCGAGTCAGACAGCGTTGAGAAAGGCGATTGGGGTTCCCGAGTTCACTAGGTATTTTAAAAGGTATCCACCGCAGGGGAGAGGCGGGGAGGGTGATGATCGGGAGCGGAGGGGAGCATACGAAGAGGCGGTGAGGGCGATCAAGGACAACACGTGTCAGCTGGCGAAGAGGCAGATAGGTAAGATCCTACGGCTGAAGGGAGGAGGGTGGGACCTACAGAGGCTAGATGCAACGGACGCATTTAGGGCGGTGGTTGCTACGACGTCGTCGGATGAGGACGACGGAAAGAGGTGGTCAGAGATATGGGAGAGGCAGGTTGTCAAACCAAGCGTGAAGGTTGTGAAGCGCTTCTTGGAGGAGTAG